From Triticum aestivum cultivar Chinese Spring chromosome 4A, IWGSC CS RefSeq v2.1, whole genome shotgun sequence, a single genomic window includes:
- the LOC123084916 gene encoding RNA-binding protein 39 isoform X1, whose product MDFDEYEYLEKTVDASAAPPANGSDGKDRGSRRRSSAGDGEDRDDGERRSKRSRSEHRDLESRERHRSSRERRDRDRDRDEREKERLGRESEREREKDRERRSRDRDREERERERRSRSRSERRRGDDERERERFRERDYRDRDVRRRKEDGAEPEADPERDQRTVFAFQLSLKADERDVYEFFSRAGKVRDVRLIMDRNSRRSKGVGYIEFYDAMSVPMAIALRGQPLLGQPVDVKPSEAEKNLVQSNASSSVAASGGARKLYVGNLHSNITEEQLRLVFEPFGLVELVQLPVDPLTGLCKGFGFVQFARLEDAKAAQSLNGQLDIAGKVIKVSAVTEQPGVQASGATAGDLDDDEGGGLALNASSRALLMQKLDRSGATTSLTSGLGASAVALPPVSVLGAPATGPVLQSTVPGLGLIPGASIPVITQSIDTAPPSECLLLKNMFDPAVETDPDFDLDIRDDVREECSKFGQVRHIFVDKNTAGFVYLRFDSITAAMGAQKALQGRWFAGKMITATFMSTQQYEMKFPE is encoded by the exons ATGGACTTCGACGAGTACGAGTACCTCGAGAAGACGGTCGATGCCTCCGCCGCGCCTCCGGCCAACGGATCCGACGGGAAGGACCGCGGCTCCCGCCGCCGGAGCAGCGCCGGCGACGGAGAGGACCGCGACGACGGCGAGCGCCGGTCCAAGCGCTCTCGCTCCGAGCACCGCGACCTTGAGAGCCGGGAGCGCCACCGCAGCAGCCGGGAGCGCCGCGACCGCGACCGGGACCGGgacgagagggagaaggagaggctGGGCAGGGAGAGCGAGCGGGAGAGGGAGAAGGACAGGGAGCGGAGAAGCCGCGACCGCGaccgcgaggagagggagagggagcggagGAGCCGCAGCCGGTCGGAGCGTCGCCGCGGCGACGACGAGCGAGAGCGAGAGCGCTTCCGTGAGCGCGACTACCGTGACCGTGACGTCAG ACGTAGGAAAGAAGATGGTGCCGAACCTGAAGCAGATCCAGAAAGAGATCAAAGAACTGTATTTGCCTTCCAG CTATCATTGAAGGCGGATGAAAGAGATGTGTATGAGTTCTTCTCAAGGGCCGGGAAG GTCCGGGATGTCCGCTTAATAATGGATCGAAACTCACGACGTTCTAAAGGAGTCGG GTATATTGAATTTTATGATGCTATGTCGGTTCCAATGGCGATTGCTCTTAGAGGTCAACCGCTTCTTGGTCAACCAGTGGACGTTAAGCCATCAGAGGCTGAAAAGAATCTAGTTCAGTCTAATGCTTCGTCAAGTGTAGCCGCATCAGGTGGGGCAAGGAAGTTGTATGTTGGAAATCTTCACTCCAATATTACAGAGGAGCAATTGAGACTG GTCTTCGAACCATTTGGATTGGTTGAGCTTGTCCAGCTGCCTGTAGACCCACTTACCGGATTATGTAAAGGTTTTGGTTTTGTGCAG TTTGCACGTCTGGAAGATGCAAAAGCTGCTCAGAGTTTAAATGGTCAACTTGATATTGCTGGAAAAGTAATCAAG GTTTCAGCTGTGACGGAGCAACCGGGAGTGCAAGCCAGTGGGGCAACCGCAGGCGATTTGGATGATGACGAAGGTGGAGGCTTG GCACTGAATGCTAGCTCGAGAGCTCTTCTTATGCAGAAACTGGACCGTAGTGGCGCCACCACCAG TTTGACTTCTGGGTTGGGTGCTTCTGCCGTGGCATTACCACCTGTGTCAGTTCTTGGTGCTCCTGCAACCGGTCCTGTGTTACAGTCTACAGTGCCTGGTCTTGGTTTAATTCCAGGGGCATCTATTCCGGTTATTACCCAGTCCATTGACACGGCTCCACCTAGTGAATGCCTATTGCTCAAGAATATGTTTGATCCAGCTGTGGAG ACGGATCCTGATTTTGATTTAGATATTAGAGATGATGTTCGAGAAGAATGCTCTAAGTTTGGGCAAGTAAGACACATTTTTGTAGACAA AAATACCGCAGGCTTTGTGTACCTGCGGTTCGATAGCATAACGGCCGCCATGGGTGCACAGAAAGCACTTCAAGGGCGATGGTTTGCGGGAAAGATGATTACTGCAACATTTATG TCCACTCAGCAGTATGAAATGAAGTTCCCAGAGTGA
- the LOC123084916 gene encoding RNA-binding protein 39 isoform X2, with the protein MGRIRRKEDGAEPEADPERDQRTVFAFQLSLKADERDVYEFFSRAGKVRDVRLIMDRNSRRSKGVGYIEFYDAMSVPMAIALRGQPLLGQPVDVKPSEAEKNLVQSNASSSVAASGGARKLYVGNLHSNITEEQLRLVFEPFGLVELVQLPVDPLTGLCKGFGFVQFARLEDAKAAQSLNGQLDIAGKVIKVSAVTEQPGVQASGATAGDLDDDEGGGLALNASSRALLMQKLDRSGATTSLTSGLGASAVALPPVSVLGAPATGPVLQSTVPGLGLIPGASIPVITQSIDTAPPSECLLLKNMFDPAVETDPDFDLDIRDDVREECSKFGQVRHIFVDKNTAGFVYLRFDSITAAMGAQKALQGRWFAGKMITATFMSTQQYEMKFPE; encoded by the exons ATGGGGAGAAT ACGTAGGAAAGAAGATGGTGCCGAACCTGAAGCAGATCCAGAAAGAGATCAAAGAACTGTATTTGCCTTCCAG CTATCATTGAAGGCGGATGAAAGAGATGTGTATGAGTTCTTCTCAAGGGCCGGGAAG GTCCGGGATGTCCGCTTAATAATGGATCGAAACTCACGACGTTCTAAAGGAGTCGG GTATATTGAATTTTATGATGCTATGTCGGTTCCAATGGCGATTGCTCTTAGAGGTCAACCGCTTCTTGGTCAACCAGTGGACGTTAAGCCATCAGAGGCTGAAAAGAATCTAGTTCAGTCTAATGCTTCGTCAAGTGTAGCCGCATCAGGTGGGGCAAGGAAGTTGTATGTTGGAAATCTTCACTCCAATATTACAGAGGAGCAATTGAGACTG GTCTTCGAACCATTTGGATTGGTTGAGCTTGTCCAGCTGCCTGTAGACCCACTTACCGGATTATGTAAAGGTTTTGGTTTTGTGCAG TTTGCACGTCTGGAAGATGCAAAAGCTGCTCAGAGTTTAAATGGTCAACTTGATATTGCTGGAAAAGTAATCAAG GTTTCAGCTGTGACGGAGCAACCGGGAGTGCAAGCCAGTGGGGCAACCGCAGGCGATTTGGATGATGACGAAGGTGGAGGCTTG GCACTGAATGCTAGCTCGAGAGCTCTTCTTATGCAGAAACTGGACCGTAGTGGCGCCACCACCAG TTTGACTTCTGGGTTGGGTGCTTCTGCCGTGGCATTACCACCTGTGTCAGTTCTTGGTGCTCCTGCAACCGGTCCTGTGTTACAGTCTACAGTGCCTGGTCTTGGTTTAATTCCAGGGGCATCTATTCCGGTTATTACCCAGTCCATTGACACGGCTCCACCTAGTGAATGCCTATTGCTCAAGAATATGTTTGATCCAGCTGTGGAG ACGGATCCTGATTTTGATTTAGATATTAGAGATGATGTTCGAGAAGAATGCTCTAAGTTTGGGCAAGTAAGACACATTTTTGTAGACAA AAATACCGCAGGCTTTGTGTACCTGCGGTTCGATAGCATAACGGCCGCCATGGGTGCACAGAAAGCACTTCAAGGGCGATGGTTTGCGGGAAAGATGATTACTGCAACATTTATG TCCACTCAGCAGTATGAAATGAAGTTCCCAGAGTGA